In one Caballeronia sp. M1242 genomic region, the following are encoded:
- a CDS encoding replication initiation protein has translation MATRRAKKTDVVSPSSAELRKAVEAIAIQPKSGKITLLTRKLFNVLLAVAQQADESGDTYRALLSDIVANSAFDSNDTALVKEHLRRMVSVQVEWSTGTSSQKPGRKWGISTLIADAEILEDPSTRRVWVEFSFAPKIKKKLLDPVQYARLSLQFQSQLRSSAGLALYEICVRYLTNPSHLTMRETWEWWRPILSGTPDTEAGDEAKREYKYFKRDYLRPAIAEVNAVTNIFVELVEHREGRRVAEIQFRVTERKQPMLALDEHPNVFDSTLVDRMVKIGISLKEAQTLYADSEENRIRAALLMTEQRMRSTTLPPVRSAAALFKDALKKGYAPPVEALPSVANGASPRAGAPSASAADDLKARLLGEFSAFRRKEARAMYEEQGEEERELARQSFEQELLPELGAHMRDDWRKRGLDSKLAETSFFDWLARRTWGEPTDGDLLAFTLSQSRAS, from the coding sequence ATGGCGACCAGGCGCGCAAAGAAGACCGACGTAGTCAGCCCCAGCTCCGCGGAACTGCGCAAGGCCGTTGAGGCCATCGCGATTCAGCCTAAGAGCGGGAAAATCACGCTGCTGACGCGCAAGCTGTTCAACGTGTTGCTCGCCGTCGCCCAACAGGCGGACGAGTCCGGTGATACCTATCGCGCGCTGCTCTCCGACATAGTCGCGAATTCGGCCTTCGATTCGAACGACACGGCACTGGTCAAAGAACACTTGCGCCGCATGGTCTCGGTGCAAGTGGAGTGGAGCACGGGTACATCGAGCCAGAAACCCGGCCGCAAGTGGGGCATATCCACACTCATCGCGGACGCGGAAATTCTCGAGGACCCGTCGACGCGTCGGGTTTGGGTCGAATTCTCGTTTGCGCCAAAGATAAAAAAGAAGCTGCTTGACCCGGTTCAGTATGCCAGGTTGAGTCTCCAGTTCCAAAGCCAATTGCGCAGCAGCGCTGGCCTTGCGCTCTACGAGATCTGCGTCCGATATCTGACGAATCCCAGCCATCTAACCATGCGCGAAACCTGGGAATGGTGGCGGCCGATCCTGTCCGGCACGCCCGATACGGAGGCCGGCGATGAGGCAAAACGCGAGTACAAGTACTTCAAGCGTGACTACCTGCGCCCCGCGATTGCGGAAGTCAACGCTGTAACGAATATCTTTGTCGAACTGGTGGAGCATCGCGAGGGGCGTCGCGTCGCCGAGATTCAATTTCGCGTGACCGAGCGCAAGCAGCCGATGCTTGCGTTGGACGAGCATCCGAATGTTTTCGACAGCACGCTCGTCGATAGAATGGTGAAGATTGGCATTTCGCTGAAGGAGGCGCAGACGCTCTACGCCGACAGCGAGGAGAATCGCATCCGCGCCGCATTGCTGATGACGGAGCAGCGCATGCGCAGCACGACCCTACCGCCGGTTCGCAGCGCAGCCGCTTTGTTCAAAGACGCTCTGAAGAAGGGCTATGCGCCGCCGGTCGAAGCCTTGCCGTCCGTTGCGAACGGCGCATCACCGCGGGCCGGTGCGCCGAGCGCCTCGGCGGCGGACGATCTGAAAGCGCGGTTGTTAGGGGAATTCTCGGCCTTCCGACGAAAAGAAGCGCGCGCGATGTATGAAGAGCAAGGTGAGGAAGAACGGGAGCTGGCACGTCAGAGTTTCGAGCAAGAACTGTTGCCGGAGCTTGGAGCGCATATGCGCGACGATTGGCGAAAGCGCGGATTGGATTCCAAGCTCGCGGAAACATCGTTCTTTGACTGGCTCGCCCGGCGGACGTGGGGCGAGCCGACCGATGGCGACTTGCTCGCTTTTACGCTGAGCCAGTCGCGAGCGAGCTGA
- the parA gene encoding ParA family partition ATPase, giving the protein MAAEIIAITQQKGGVGKSTIAMHLGAAFHEKNKRVLVVDADGQNTLIHWSSAASEDASGILFPVVNLSEAGGQIHREIRKFINDYDIIVVDCPPSITEKVSGVVLLAASIAVIPTSSSPADYWSSVGLVKLVQQAQVMNEDLRAVFLLNKTEEKRMLTRELKVALEELGFPLLKTQIPTRECYKQAMALGQTVLQMTDRGSRLAAAEIRACADEILAIVA; this is encoded by the coding sequence GTGGCGGCGGAAATCATAGCGATCACGCAACAGAAGGGCGGTGTCGGCAAAAGCACAATAGCGATGCACCTAGGCGCGGCCTTCCATGAAAAGAACAAGCGCGTGCTCGTCGTCGACGCTGATGGCCAGAACACGCTTATTCATTGGTCAAGCGCCGCCTCGGAAGACGCGTCCGGCATTTTGTTTCCGGTGGTGAATCTTTCGGAGGCGGGCGGCCAGATCCACCGCGAGATCAGGAAGTTCATCAACGACTACGACATCATCGTCGTGGATTGTCCGCCGTCGATTACGGAGAAGGTGTCGGGCGTGGTGCTCTTAGCCGCAAGCATCGCAGTCATTCCGACGTCGTCCTCGCCCGCTGATTACTGGTCGAGCGTCGGGCTCGTCAAGCTGGTGCAGCAAGCGCAGGTCATGAACGAAGACCTACGCGCGGTGTTCCTGCTCAACAAGACCGAAGAGAAACGCATGCTGACGCGCGAATTAAAAGTCGCACTTGAAGAGCTCGGCTTTCCGCTGCTGAAGACGCAGATCCCGACGCGTGAGTGCTACAAACAAGCCATGGCGCTCGGTCAGACTGTGCTGCAAATGACAGATCGCGGCTCACGGCTCGCAGCGGCCGAGATCCGCGCGTGTGCCGACGAGATCCTGGCCATCGTCGCCTGA